Within the Sphingobium baderi genome, the region CCCAGGCCTATGGTAAGACCGCGACCTTCATGCCCAAGCCGATCGCACAGGACAATGGTTCGGGCATGCACACCCACATGTCGATCTGGGACGGGGGCAAGCCGCTGTTCGCGGGCGAAGGCTATGCCGGTCTGTCCGACATGTGCCTCTACTTCATCGGCGGCGTCATCAAGCACGCCAAGGCGCTGAACGCCTTCACAAACCCGACCACCAACAGCTACAAGCGCCTGGTGCCGGGCTTTGAAGCGCCCGTTCTGCTGGCCTATTCGGCGCGCAACCGTTCGGCCTCCTGCCGTATCCCCTACGGCGCGGGCGCCAAGGCGAAGCGCGTGGAATTCCGCTTCCCCGACGCGATGGCGAACCCTTATCTCTGCTACGCCGCGCTGCTGATGGCGGGCCTCGACGGCATCGAAAACAAGATCCATCCGGGTTCCGCGATGGACAAGAACCTCTATGACCTGCCGCCCGAAGAGCTGAGCCAGGTGCCGACCGTTTGCGCTTCGCTGCGCGAGGCGCTCGACTCGCTGGCAGCCGACTACGACTTCCTGCTGAAGGGCGACGTGTTCACCAAGGACCAGATCGACGCCTATCTCGAACTGAAGTGGCCGGAAGTGTATCGCTGGGAAATGGCGCCTTCGCCGGTCGAATTCGATATGTATTACAGCGCCTGATCGCTGTTACAGAGCAAACAGGAAACCCGGCTGCGAAAGCGGCCGGGTTTTTTGTTGGAGGGGCGGCTTGGGGTGCTTTTTTCGAAATGTGCGATTGTGGGAAGCGGCCGTTTTGCGGACTTTGCCGAAACATAAGCGTCCGTTCGCCTAAGTAGGGTCTGAGCCCTTCGACAGGTTCAGACAGGCCCGTTGAATATCCGTATCGAACGGTCTTGCGCGACATCAGTCCTTCGATACGCCACTTCGACTGCGCTCAGTGGCTATTCAGGATGAACGGGGAGGGACAGCGGACAGACCACGCATCCCGTGTCGTCCTACATGAGCACGGCATAACCATGATCGCTTCGGCCCTGTTCCGTCGACCGGATGTTCCACTCCGCCGGGACGCCGAATCAGCCGGGAATGGAAACGCCGAACAGCAACACCGGCTCACCCGGTGGCGACAGCGCGACATCGCCGCCTGCCTTCGTCACCAGCTCCCTCACCATCCAGGCGGCGGCGGTGCGCGATGCCAGTCCTTCCGGCGGCAGGGTGCCCGCCAGCGCCGAACGCAGGTCCGGGTCCAGCACCAGCTTGGGGCCCTCCGCCCGCACGACGATCTCCGTCACGCCGGTCCGCTGCTCCGCCCCGATGTCTAGCTGCCCGCCGCGCACCAGCGCATCGCCCGCAATCAGCGCGAGGTTGAGCAGGATCTTGACCGGCAGCTTGCCCAGCATATCGTCCTCGACCAGCCAGCCGACCTTGACGCGGCCGGCCGTGGCGAACATCCCTTCAATCGCGACGCGCGCTTCATGCGTCGGCACGGCATCGCCGAAACCGCCCGCCGATCCGAAGGCCAGACGGAAGAATTTGAGCTTGTTCGCCGACGTCTTCGCACTGTCCGACAACAGGTCCAGGCAGCGCTGGCGCATATCCGGGTCCGTTTCATCCGCCATCAGTTCCAGCCCGTTGTTCAGTGCGCCGACCGGGCTGAGCAGGTCATGGCACAGGCGCGAACAAAGCAGGCTGGCAAATTCGATGCTGTCGGTCGGATGGGTCATGAAGGATGGCTGCCGCTCAATTGGTTGAACATCTGGGGAATATCACGCTAATGCGCCGCCCAACCGGAGGATGCAAGCCCGGCTCACCCCCTTTCCCTCACATGATATCGAGCGCCGCTTCGGCAAAATGCACATTCCCCCCCTCGCCCGGCCCCGCGATCCAAAGCCGTGCCACGCCGTCCGCCACGATCAGCCACAGGCTGCCATCGGGGGCCGCACAGGCGGCGTCGGTAGCGGAAGGCACCGCGACCCCGCCCGGATGCGAGTGATAATGGCCGACGATCCTTGGTCCGCCAGCCCGTGCGGCTTTGTGCGCGGCGAGGAGGGCTGCGGGGTCCAGCTCAAAATGGCGGGACGGGTCGGCGGCGATATTGGCGCCGGGCCGGATCGCCTCGATCCGCCCTTCCGCGCCCAGCAGGAGGCCGCATATCTCATCCTTTCCGGCAGCGGCCAGGTGCAGGATCTGTTCCAGACATTCCCTTGAAATGGAGACTTTCATTCTTACATCCTTAGCAATGGGCGCGGGGGTTTCCATCATCGAAACGACGATCGGAGAGGCGCAGGCCGGGCTGCGGCTCGACCGCGCTCTGGCCGACCTGCTGCCCGATCTTTCGCGCGAGCGGCTGAAGGCGTTGATCCTGGAAGGCCAGGTCATAACCGATGGCCGGTCGCCCAATCCATCCATGAAGGTGGCCGCCGGACAGTCCTTCACCATCGCCCTGCCCCCGCCCGTCGAGGCGGAAGCCGTGGCGCAGGACATTCCGCTCAGCATCGCCTATGAAGATGCCGAGCTGATCGTCGTGGACAAGCCCGCCGGCCTCGTCGTCCACCCGGCGGCGGGCAATCTGGACGGCACGCTGGTCAATGCGCTGCTCCACCATTGCCGGGGCCAATTGTCAGGCATCGGAGGTGTTGCACGGCCCGGCATCGTTCATCGCATCGACAAGGATACTTCGGGCCTGTTGGTCGTTGCCAAGACGGACAAGGCCCATGAGGGACTCGCCCGCCAGTTCAAGGATCATAGCATCGACCGGCTTTATGCCGCCATCGTCTATGGGGTTCCGGCTCCGGGCAAAGGAACGGTGGATACATGGATCGGCCGATCCGACGCTGATCGAAAGAAGATGGCCGTTCATCGGGAAGGGCGCGGCAAACATGCCGTCACCCATTACCGCACGATGGAGCGGCTCGCGGGCGCGGCTCTGGTGGAATGCCGGCTGGAAACCGGGCGGACCCATCAGGTGCGCGTTCACATGGCCCATATCGGACACCCCTTGATCGGGGATCAGGTTTACGGTAGAGACAGGAAAGGTTTCAAATCAATACTGGAAACGATGGGTTTCAAAAGGCAGGCATTGCACGCAAAGGCGCTGGGGTTCATACACCCCTTAACAGGCGAAAGCCTGCGTTTTGAGAGTGTTTTGCCAGCCGATATGCAGGAACTGTTAAGTCAGCTCCACGTATAGAGGTTTGGAAAGTTTGCGACGGCGCCTGTGACGCCTCTTCTGGGTCCCGCCGCGCATGAAAGGGAAAGGTGAAGCGACATGGCTGACAAAAGCAATGTCCCAACGGTGCCGGCGCTGGGCGGTGAAGCCAGCCTGAACCGTTATCTGTCGGAAATCCGCAAGTTTCCGCTTTTGACTCCGGAGCAGGAGTATATGCTCGCCAAGCGGTATCAGGAACATCAGGATCCTGAAGCGGCGGCGCAGCTCGTGACGTCGCATCTGCGCCTGGTGGCGAAGATCGCGATGGGGTATCGCGGCTATGGCCTGCCGGTCAGCGAACTGATCTCCGAGGGCAATATCGGCCTGATGCAGGGCGTGAAGAAGTTCGAAGCCGATCGCGGTTTCCGCCTGGCGACCTATGCGATGTGGTGGATTCGCGCCTCGATCCAGGAATTCATCCTGCGGTCCTGGAGCCTCGTGAAGATGGGCACCACCGCCGCGCAGAAGAAGCTGTTCTTCAACCTGCGCCGGATGAAGAACAATATCGAAGCGTTCGAGGATGGCGACCTGCATCCCGATGACGTCAAGAAGATCGCGACCGATCTGGGCGTTTCGGAAGAAGATGTGGTCTCCATGAACCGGCGCATGGCGATGGGCGGCGACACGTCGCTCAACGTACCGATGCGCGAGGATGGCGAAGGCCAGTGGCAGGATTGGCTGGCCGACACCGATCCGCTGCAGGACGAACGCGTCGCCAACGAACAGGAGCGCGAGTTGCGCCACGACATGCTCGTGGAAGCGATGGACGACCTCAACGACCGGGAAAAACATATCCTGGCCGAACGGCGACTGGCCGAAGAGCCCAAGACGCTGGAGGAACTGTCGCAGGTCTACGGCGTAAGCCGTGAGCGCGTGCGCCAGATCGAGGTTCGGGCTTTCGAAAAGCTGCAAAAAGCGATGATGCGGATCGCCGGGGACAGACTCGGCAAGATGGCCCGGTTCGCAGCGGCCTGATCCTGTCGAACGATGAAGGAAAGCCCCGGAAATTCTCTGGGGCTTTTTCTTTGGCGCTGCGGGTCGGCGGCATGGCCGCGTTTCAAATCTCAAGACCCATGAAAAAGCTGTCCGGACCATAGGACGCGCGCTTGGCGGGAGCAATCCGGTCGGACATGTCCGCAAAGCCCTGCCGCTGCCAGAAGCTATCGGCGCCGTTGACGGCCATGAGCAGAATGCGGTTTTGGCCTGCTTCACGGGCCGCATCGACGACATGGCGCATCGCGGCCGATCCGGCGCCTCCCCCCTGCATATTGGGCAGAATCGCGAGGTCGTGCAGATAATAGCAATCCGCCTTTGCCGGCATGGCTCCCAGCAGCCTGTGCAATGCAGGCGGATCGGCCGCCATCCATGGATGGGTGATAAGATAACCCCGGACATGGCCGTCCTGTTCCAGCACGAAACATCCAGCGGGATAGAGCGTCAGCCTATCAGCATAGACATCCGCGCCTTCCGTGAAAGCGCCGTGCACCTGATCCGAAATAGCCGTCACGGCAGCAATGTCACCGGCCTTCATCGGCCTCCAGTTGGGGGACGCGCTCATGCCGCCAGCCCAGCCGCTTTGCGCGCCGCGCTCAATAGCTGATCGGAAAGGGCCGGGTCGCCGACAGCGCGCGCGAGCGACAAGGCTCCGACCCATTGAGACATGCGCGCCAGAGCCGCTTCCTGGCCGCCTTCCTGATCGGCTTCCTCAAGAATGGCAGCCAAGGCTTCGAAACCATGGCGAAAAGCGTCGGCCAGATCGCCTCCCTTGCGGGCCGCGTCAGGGCCAAGCGCGATGAGGGCGCAGCCTGTTTCAGGCGCGTCCCGGTTCCGCCCGCTCAGATAGTCGGCCGCGATGGCGTGCAATGCATTTCCCTCGCTCGTTTCAGCCACTATGCCCCGCCAGCGTTCGGCGCTTCGCATCAGGGACCGGGCGCAGGCTTCAACGGCCAGCCCATCCTTCGACGCGAACTGGTTATAGAAGCCGCCATGGGTCAGGCCACATTCGCGCATGACTTCGCCAATGGCGACGCCGTCTACACCACGCGCGCGAAACAGGCGTGAAGCGGCGTCCACCACCTTTTCCCTATTGCGCGTGGCCTGTTCCCGACTGACTTTCATGGCCGCCTTTCGTCAATTGGCCCTTGATCTTATATATGACATATATCATTTAACCGCAATCCGTGACTTCCCGGAGGAACTTCATGCTCTCCGCCCGTCTTGCGCGGCGATTTTCCGCGCGCAATGTGCATTATGGCTGGGCGGTGGCGGGCGCGACCTTCCTCACCATGCTGGTCGTTGCCGGGGCCGTGGGCGCGCCGGGCGTATTCATCGTTCCCCTGCAAAAGGAATTCGGCTGGAGCGCCGCTGATATTTCCGGCGCGCTGGCCATTCGCTTCCTGCTGTTCGGGGGCATGGGACCGTTCGCGGCGGCCTTCATGAATCGTTTCGGTATCCGTCGCATGATGCTGATTTCACTGGGCATTGTGGCCTGCGGAATGCTGCTTTCATTGGCCATGGACCGGATATGGCAGCTCTTCCTGCTGTGGGGCGTGGTGATCGGACTTGGCACGGGACTGACGGCCATGGTTCTGGGCGCGACGGTCGCGACGCGCTGGTTTTCCGAACGGCGCGGGCTGGTGATGGGCCTGCTTTCCGCCAGCACGGCGACGGGCCAGCTTGCCTTCCTGCCGCTGCTGGCAGGGCTGACGGAGAGCCATGGCTGGCGCATGGCGCTGCTGATGATCTGCGGCGCCATCCTGATTGCAGCCGTGGTCGTTTTCCTCATCATGCAGGATCGGCCTTCCGACCTTGGCCTTGCCCCCTATGGCGCGGGCGCCGTAGAACCCGCTCCGGTGCAGCCCGCCACATTGGGCGCGCTGTTGATGACGCCGATCGCGGTTCTGCGCGAAGCGGCCGGGGCGCCCGTTTTCTGGGTTCTGTTCTTCTCCTTCTTTGTCTGCGGCGCCAGCACCAATGGGCTGGTCCAGACCCATTTCATCGCCATGTGCGGGGATTATGGACTAGCCGCCGTCGGCGCCGCGTCCATGCTGGCGATGATGGGGCTGTTCGATTTCGGCGGGACATTGGCGTCGGGCTGGCTGTCCGACCGGTTCGACAATCGATGGCTGCTGTTCTGCTATTATGGCCTGCGAGGGCTTTCGCTGCTGTATCTGCCGTTCAGCGACTTTTCGCTCTACAGCCTGTCGATCTTCGCGATCTTCTATGGGCTGGATTGGGTGGCGACCGTGCCGCCGACCGTAAAGCTGACGGCCCGCCATTTTGGACCGGAAAAGACGAATATCGTTTTTGGATGGATATTTGCCGGGCATCAGCTCGGCGCGGCCAGCGCAGCCCTTGGCGGAGGCCTGTCACGGACGGTCTGGCAAAGCTATATGCCAGCGTTCGTGGCAGCGGGCCTGTTGTGCCTGATTGCGGCGGCGATGATATTGCTCATCCATCGCGGACGCCCCGAAAGGACGCTCGCCGCCGCTTGAACATGGGTGGCAGGGCGCGTTACGAGACCGTCATGACCGTAAAGCCCCCTTCATCGCGCCGCCGTTCCCGCTGGATCACCATTCCGTTCAAGATCGTGGGCGGCTTCGTGATTCTGTCGCTCCTGATGGTCGGCCTGTATCGTTTCGTGCCGCCGCCCGTGACGTGGACGATGCTGTTCGATCCCCACGGCTTCACCAAAGACTGGATGAGCCTGGATGAGATGGCGCCGAACATGGCGCGCGCCGCCATCGCGGCGGAGGACAGCCGTTTCTGTTCGCACCATGGCTTCGATGTCGATGCGATCGCCCAGGCCATGCGGCACAATGCCAGTGGAGGAAGGATCAGGGGCGGATCGACGATCAGCCAGCAGACGGCGAAGAATGTGTTCCTGATCCAGGGCGGCGGCTTTGTCCGCAAGGGGTTCGAGGCGTGGTTCACCGTGCTGATCGAAGCGATATGGGGCAAGCGGCGGATCATGGAGGTTTACCTGAACGTCGCGGAGACCGGGATCGGAACCTATGGCGCCAACGCGGGAGCGATGCGCTATTTTCACCATGACGCGAGCCGCCTGACGCGAGCCGAAGCAGCGCGGATCGCCGCCGTCCTGCCGCTCCCCAAGAAACGGGCAGCCGTCGCGCCGAGCGGCTTTACCCGCCGCTACGGCAACAGCATCGCCGCGCGGATCGGCGTAGTTCAGCGGGATGGACTGGATGGGTGCCTGCGGTGAGAAGGAAAGAGACGATGGCCCGCAACCTCGACGCCTTTGAACAATTCGGAGTTTGGACCACGCGATCGCCAGCGACCGTTCATGGCCTCTATCGTAACCTTCAGCCGGATTAGCTTCGTCGTCCCGCGAGCCTGATGCCCTGCGCTATTTACGGAACACCCGCGCCAGTTCCATCGGAATGAGCGGCTGTTCGCGGGGAAGGCCGCTGCGGATGGCGTCGCTCTGTTCTGTCGGATCGAAGCGCGTCCAGCCTGCCCGCGTCAGTTTTTCCAGAGGACGATAGCGGATCTTATATTGCATCCGCTGCGACCCTTCGACCCAATAGCCCAGATAGACATAGGGAAGGCCCGCGCGCGCCGCGCTCAGGATATGATCCATGATGATGAAGTTGCCGAGCCCCTTGCGATGTTCCATATCCGTGTCGAAGAAGCTGTAGATCATCGACAAGCCGTCGCCTTGCCGGTCGGTCAGGCACGCGCCCACCAGCCTGCCCGGACGGCCATCCTCACCCGGTTCGCGATATTCCATCACATGACTGTCGACGGGGGTCTGCTCGACCATGTCGGCAAAGTCCATCTCGTCCATTTCGGTCATGCCCCCGCCGGGGTGGCGCGCGGAGAGATAGCGCCGCAGCAAGGCGAACTGCTCCTCTGTCGACCATGGCTTGCAGGGGGTGACGACCAGATCCTCATTCTTCCGCAGCAATTTGCGCTGGGTCGCGTTCGGCTGGAATTCCTCCGCCACCACGCGCACCGACACGCAGGCCGAACAATCGGCGCAGCTGGGGCGATAAGCGACGTTCTGGCTGCGGCGAAAACCGATTCGCCCAAGCGCGTCATTGAGTTCCGAGGCGTTTTCGCCCGACAGTTCCGTGAACACCTTCCGCTCGCTCCTGCCCGGCAAATAAGGGCATGGCGACGGATTGGTCACAAAAAAGCGCGGAAAACGGAATGGCGCGCTCATGCTCCCCTCTCCCCCAGACCGCTATTGGACGAACGATTCATGGAAGGACTATGCCGCTCCAATCCATCCATGAAAAGATCATTTACCATGAAAACACGATGGACCGCCGCAAGTCAGGCAACCTCGATCGGGGCGACCTCATATCCCGCTTCGCGCAGGGCGGCGATCAGGCGCTGGAGATGCGTGCGGTCCCGCGTCTCGCACTCGACATCGAGGCTGAGACCCTTGGCCGGCAGGTTGGTGAAGATGCGCTGGTGCGACAGTTCGAGAATGTTGACCGCTTCCTGATCGAAGATGCGGGCGACATGGAAGAGCGCGCCCGGACGATCCTGCAACCGTATCCGCAGCCGCGCGAGCCGTCCCGAGCGCGCCAGATCGCGCAGCAGCACATTGGCGAGCAGGCGCGTGTCGATATTGCCACCTGTCAGCACCAGCCCGACATTGCGGCCCGCGAACATCTCGCGATGGGTAAGCAACGCGGCAAGGCCCGCCGCCCCTGCCCCTTCGACCACCGTCTTTTCGATCTGGAGCAGCAGGCTGACCGCCTCCTCCAGACAGCGCTCATTGACCAGCAGCACATCGTCGGCCAGCCGCTCGACAAAGCGGCGGGTCAGTTCACCGGGATGCTTGACGGCAATCCCCTCGGCCAGCGTGTCGCCATCGCAGACGAGATTCTCGCCCTTGATATAGTCATACATGGACGGATAAAGTTCCGCTTGCACCGCAACCAGGCTGATGTCGGGCTTCATCGCCTTGGCCGCCGTGCCCATGCCGGAAAACAGGCCGCCACCGCCGATGGGGATGACCAGCGTATCGATCTCCGGCGCCTGCTCCAGCATTTCGAGCGCGATGGTGCCCTGCCCGGCGATGATGTCCGGCTCATCAAAGGGATGGACGAAGGTCAGCCCTTCTTCCGCTTCCAGCTTGCGGGCGTGGGCATAGGCGTCGTCGAACTTCTCGCCGAACTGCACGACGCGCGCGCCATGGCCCTGCGTCTGCGTCACCTTCACCGTCGGCGTGGTGGTGGGCATGACGATGGTGACAGGCACGCCCAGCCGCTTGCCATGATAGGCAAGGCCCTGGGCATGGTTGCCTGCCGAAGCGGCGATCACCCCTTTGCGCTTCGCTTCATCGTCCAGTTGCAACAGGCGGTTTAGCGCCCCGCGCTCCTTATAAGCGGCGGTGAACTGGAGATTTTCGAACTTCAGGAACACCTTGCAGCCCAGCATGTCGGACAGCGTCTGGCTGATCAGCGTGGGCGTCTGAACGATCGAACCGGAAATGCGAACGCGCGCCGCAAGGATGTCGTCGACGGAAACGGGCAGCGGCAGGGCGCCTTCGATCTTGGTCAGAGTGTTCATGGCCTGCCCCCTATACGAAAATTAGGACGGAAGAAACTGGCACCGTCCCCAAACTGGCCCTATGGCTATGGAGCACGCACATAAAGTACGGGATTTATGGCTAACATCGCGTTTATCGGCCTGGGCGTCATGGGTGGCCCGATTGCGGGGCATCTGGCCAAGGCGGGGCATCAGGTGACCGTCTACAACCGCTCCATCGGCAAGGCGAAAAGCTGGACGGAAGCCTATGGCGGGGAAGTCGCCATCAGCCCGTCAAAGGCGGCGGAGGATGCGGAAATCGTCATCAGTTGCGTTGGAACCGACGACGACCTGTCACAGATCACGCTGGGGCGCGATGGCGTTTTCCGGGCCATGAAAGCGGGCAGTCTTTTCATAGATCATACAACGGTATCGGCGCGGATCGCCCGGCAGCTTTATGTCGAAGGGCAGAGTCTGGGGCTGCATTGCGTCGACGCGCCCCTGACCGGCGGGCAGATCGGCGCGGAAAACGGCAGGCTGTCCATCATGTGCGGCGGCGCGAAGCCCGCTGTCGCGGCGGCGCAGATCGTCATGCAGGCCTATGCCGCGCGGATCGTCCATGTCGGCGGGGCCGGCGCGGGACAGACGACGAAGATGGTCAACCAGATCTGTCTTGCGGGCACGCTGCAAGGCGTAGCCGAAGCGTTGCGCTTCGCGCAGGCCGCCAATCTGGATGTGGAGAAAATATATGAGGCCATTTCCGGCGGCGCGGCGCAAAGCTGGGTAATGGACAATCAATGGAAGACGATGGCACAGGACAGTTTCGATTTCGGCTTGTCGGTCGACTGGATGCGTAAAGACCTGGAACTGGCGCTGGACGAAGCGCGGGCCAATGGCGCGACTTTGCCGATGACGGCACTGGTCGATCAATTCTATGCCGATGTGCAGGCGATGGACGGGCATCGGCAGGACATCAGCGCACTGGTGCGGCGGATCACGCGGGCATGAAGGCTGGACTGCTGGCGGCATTGGCCGCGATCGCCCTGCCCATGCCTGCGCTGGCTTCGGGCGTGATCGACAATGTGAACGGCATCGCGCTCGACGCGCAGGGGCGGGTCGTGCACTTCAACGCCCTGCTGATCGACGATGAAGGCAAGGTCGAAAAACTGATCCAGGGCCGCTATCAGGAACCGCCCCCGCCCAAGCGCAAGAAGCGCAAGGGCGACGATACGCCCGCGCCCAAGCGGCTGGACTTCAAGCTGGATGGCGGTGGCAAGACACTGATCCCCGGCCTGATCGACGCGCATGGGCATGTGATGGGACTGGGCCTGTCGCTCGTCACGCTCGATCTTTCGGAGACGCGATCGCTGGCGGAGGCGCAGGTGAAGATCCGGGCCTATGCACAGGCCAGCCCAGGGCGGAAATGGATCATCGGTACGGGCTGGAATCAGGAGCAATGGGGTCTGGGGCGTTTCCCGACCGCTGCCGAACTGGATGCCGCCGTTTCCGACATTCCGGTCTGGCTGGAACGGGTGGACGGCCATGCGGGCTGGGCCAACAATCTGGCGCTGAAGGCCGCCGGAATCACGGCCGCGAGCAAGGCTCCACCAGGTGGGCGGATCGAGATGGATGCGGGCAAGCCTTCGGGCGTGCTGGTGGACAAGGCGATGGACCTGATGGCCCGCGTCGTGCCGCCGCCCGCGCCCAAGGATCGCGACATCGCGCTTGAAAAGGCGCAACAGACACTGCTGGCGGCGGGCATCACCGCCATCGCCGACATGGGCACGCGCATAGAGGACTGGCAGGCGTTTCGCCGCTCCGCCGACCGGGGGGCGCTGCGGGTGCGGATCATGTCCTATGCGATGGGGCTGGACAATATGGTGCTGATCGCCGGGCCGGAGCCGACGCCGTGGCTCTATGACGACCATCTGCGGATGGGCGGGGTCAAGCTGGTGCTGGACGGCGCTTTGGGATCGCGAGGAGCATGGCTGAAGGCGGATTATGCCGATGCGCCGGGGCAGCGGGGACTGGCGATGATCCCTTCGACCCAGCTTCGCAACATCATGAGCCGGGCGTCGATGGACAATTTCCAGATCGCCGTCCATGCCATAGGCGATGCGGCTAACAGCGAAGTGCTGGACGCGATCACTGAACTGGCGGAAACCTACAAGGGCGACCGGCGCTGGCGCGTCGAACACGCCCAGATCGTTTCGCCCGGCGATTTGCCGCGCTTCGGGCAGTTCGGGATCGTCGCATCGATGCAACCGATGCATGAAGCGTCGGACTGGCGCATGGCCACAGCGCGGCTGGGCGAGGCGCGGCTGAAAGGCGCCTATGCGTGGAAGGCGATGCTGGACAATCGCGTGCCGCTGGCCTTCGGATCGGACGTGCCGGTCGAAAATCCCAACCCTTTCCCCGGCATTGCCGTCGCCATGAGCCGCGAGGACGCGAAGGGCGAACCGGCTGGCGGGTGGATGCCGGAACAGCGCGTAAGCTTTGAAGCGGCGCTGGATGGCTTCACGCGGCAGGCGGCCTATGCCGGTTTCGCGGAGAAGCGGTTCGGCAGCCTGATCCCCGGACAACGGGCGGACTTCCTGCTGATCGACCGGGATATTTCCATGGCGCGCCCCGCCGATATTCGCGCAACGCAGGTGCTGGAAACCTGGATCGGCGGCAAGCGGGTCTATGTGAAGGGGCAATGACGCCCCTTCCCTGCGGCATCAAAGAACGTCGCCCGCCGCCTTGAAGGCATCCTCCAGCGTCGCGGGA harbors:
- the rpoH gene encoding RNA polymerase sigma factor RpoH, with product MADKSNVPTVPALGGEASLNRYLSEIRKFPLLTPEQEYMLAKRYQEHQDPEAAAQLVTSHLRLVAKIAMGYRGYGLPVSELISEGNIGLMQGVKKFEADRGFRLATYAMWWIRASIQEFILRSWSLVKMGTTAAQKKLFFNLRRMKNNIEAFEDGDLHPDDVKKIATDLGVSEEDVVSMNRRMAMGGDTSLNVPMREDGEGQWQDWLADTDPLQDERVANEQERELRHDMLVEAMDDLNDREKHILAERRLAEEPKTLEELSQVYGVSRERVRQIEVRAFEKLQKAMMRIAGDRLGKMARFAAA
- a CDS encoding GNAT family N-acetyltransferase, whose protein sequence is MSASPNWRPMKAGDIAAVTAISDQVHGAFTEGADVYADRLTLYPAGCFVLEQDGHVRGYLITHPWMAADPPALHRLLGAMPAKADCYYLHDLAILPNMQGGGAGSAAMRHVVDAAREAGQNRILLMAVNGADSFWQRQGFADMSDRIAPAKRASYGPDSFFMGLEI
- a CDS encoding RluA family pseudouridine synthase, with the protein product MGAGVSIIETTIGEAQAGLRLDRALADLLPDLSRERLKALILEGQVITDGRSPNPSMKVAAGQSFTIALPPPVEAEAVAQDIPLSIAYEDAELIVVDKPAGLVVHPAAGNLDGTLVNALLHHCRGQLSGIGGVARPGIVHRIDKDTSGLLVVAKTDKAHEGLARQFKDHSIDRLYAAIVYGVPAPGKGTVDTWIGRSDADRKKMAVHREGRGKHAVTHYRTMERLAGAALVECRLETGRTHQVRVHMAHIGHPLIGDQVYGRDRKGFKSILETMGFKRQALHAKALGFIHPLTGESLRFESVLPADMQELLSQLHV
- a CDS encoding TetR/AcrR family transcriptional regulator — its product is MKVSREQATRNREKVVDAASRLFRARGVDGVAIGEVMRECGLTHGGFYNQFASKDGLAVEACARSLMRSAERWRGIVAETSEGNALHAIAADYLSGRNRDAPETGCALIALGPDAARKGGDLADAFRHGFEALAAILEEADQEGGQEAALARMSQWVGALSLARAVGDPALSDQLLSAARKAAGLAA
- a CDS encoding MFS transporter; this translates as MLSARLARRFSARNVHYGWAVAGATFLTMLVVAGAVGAPGVFIVPLQKEFGWSAADISGALAIRFLLFGGMGPFAAAFMNRFGIRRMMLISLGIVACGMLLSLAMDRIWQLFLLWGVVIGLGTGLTAMVLGATVATRWFSERRGLVMGLLSASTATGQLAFLPLLAGLTESHGWRMALLMICGAILIAAVVVFLIMQDRPSDLGLAPYGAGAVEPAPVQPATLGALLMTPIAVLREAAGAPVFWVLFFSFFVCGASTNGLVQTHFIAMCGDYGLAAVGAASMLAMMGLFDFGGTLASGWLSDRFDNRWLLFCYYGLRGLSLLYLPFSDFSLYSLSIFAIFYGLDWVATVPPTVKLTARHFGPEKTNIVFGWIFAGHQLGAASAALGGGLSRTVWQSYMPAFVAAGLLCLIAAAMILLIHRGRPERTLAAA
- a CDS encoding threonine ammonia-lyase, with translation MNTLTKIEGALPLPVSVDDILAARVRISGSIVQTPTLISQTLSDMLGCKVFLKFENLQFTAAYKERGALNRLLQLDDEAKRKGVIAASAGNHAQGLAYHGKRLGVPVTIVMPTTTPTVKVTQTQGHGARVVQFGEKFDDAYAHARKLEAEEGLTFVHPFDEPDIIAGQGTIALEMLEQAPEIDTLVIPIGGGGLFSGMGTAAKAMKPDISLVAVQAELYPSMYDYIKGENLVCDGDTLAEGIAVKHPGELTRRFVERLADDVLLVNERCLEEAVSLLLQIEKTVVEGAGAAGLAALLTHREMFAGRNVGLVLTGGNIDTRLLANVLLRDLARSGRLARLRIRLQDRPGALFHVARIFDQEAVNILELSHQRIFTNLPAKGLSLDVECETRDRTHLQRLIAALREAGYEVAPIEVA
- a CDS encoding histidine phosphotransferase family protein; translation: MTHPTDSIEFASLLCSRLCHDLLSPVGALNNGLELMADETDPDMRQRCLDLLSDSAKTSANKLKFFRLAFGSAGGFGDAVPTHEARVAIEGMFATAGRVKVGWLVEDDMLGKLPVKILLNLALIAGDALVRGGQLDIGAEQRTGVTEIVVRAEGPKLVLDPDLRSALAGTLPPEGLASRTAAAWMVRELVTKAGGDVALSPPGEPVLLFGVSIPG
- a CDS encoding arginyltransferase, which encodes MSAPFRFPRFFVTNPSPCPYLPGRSERKVFTELSGENASELNDALGRIGFRRSQNVAYRPSCADCSACVSVRVVAEEFQPNATQRKLLRKNEDLVVTPCKPWSTEEQFALLRRYLSARHPGGGMTEMDEMDFADMVEQTPVDSHVMEYREPGEDGRPGRLVGACLTDRQGDGLSMIYSFFDTDMEHRKGLGNFIIMDHILSAARAGLPYVYLGYWVEGSQRMQYKIRYRPLEKLTRAGWTRFDPTEQSDAIRSGLPREQPLIPMELARVFRK
- the mtgA gene encoding monofunctional biosynthetic peptidoglycan transglycosylase, coding for MTVKPPSSRRRSRWITIPFKIVGGFVILSLLMVGLYRFVPPPVTWTMLFDPHGFTKDWMSLDEMAPNMARAAIAAEDSRFCSHHGFDVDAIAQAMRHNASGGRIRGGSTISQQTAKNVFLIQGGGFVRKGFEAWFTVLIEAIWGKRRIMEVYLNVAETGIGTYGANAGAMRYFHHDASRLTRAEAARIAAVLPLPKKRAAVAPSGFTRRYGNSIAARIGVVQRDGLDGCLR
- a CDS encoding Mov34/MPN/PAD-1 family protein: MKVSISRECLEQILHLAAAGKDEICGLLLGAEGRIEAIRPGANIAADPSRHFELDPAALLAAHKAARAGGPRIVGHYHSHPGGVAVPSATDAACAAPDGSLWLIVADGVARLWIAGPGEGGNVHFAEAALDIM